In Silene latifolia isolate original U9 population chromosome X, ASM4854445v1, whole genome shotgun sequence, the following proteins share a genomic window:
- the LOC141621160 gene encoding mavicyanin-like codes for MEITKATTFSIIVVLVVLIIELASATQHEVGGSAGWDESTDYDTWAKAQTFKVGDTLVFKYTSGLHSVVEVGSESEYKKCDISNAANSFNGGNNVVKLDKVGTRYFTCGTSGHCSAGMKLKVNVVAADSSPTSSSSSSSSSSSSSPSSSSPSTSSSPPSTTSSSPPSTTSSSSSTSSAFSHVYNVFYSSLIMGFVSLLLSNF; via the exons ATGGAGATTACGAAAGCAACGACGTTTTCAATAATTGTTGTTCTTGTAGTTTTGATCATAGAATTAGCATCTGCTACGCAACATGAGGTAGGAGGAAGCGCGGGTTGGGACGAGTCCACTGATTATGATACTTGGGCTAAAGCGCAAACATTCAAAGTTGGTGATACACTTG TGTTCAAGTACACAAGTGGACTACACAGTGTGGTGGAGGTAGGAAGCGAAAGTGAATACAAGAAATGCGACATTAGCAATGCAGCCAATTCATTCAATGGAGGAAACAATGTGGTTAAACTAGACAAAGTTGGTACTAGATATTTTACTTGTGGAACTTCTGGCCATTGTAGTGCAGGAATGAAGCTTAAGGTCAATGTTGTTGCTGCTGATTCATCACCCacctcttcctcatcatcatcgtcatcttcatcttcatcatcgccTTCTTCTTCTTCGCCTTCTACTTCATCCTCGCCGCCTTCTACTACTTCATCCTCGCCGCCTTCTACTACTTCATCCTCGTCTTCAACCTCTAGCGCTTTTAGCCATGTCTACAATGTCTTCTATTCATCCTTGATCATGGGTTTTGTTTCACTATTGTTGAGCAATTTTTAA
- the LOC141622464 gene encoding putative adenylate kinase 7, mitochondrial: MASGMATLRARPSLLRYTSLIHPRLFGSASAAAIQYDDDDDYYDDRTVENRGVDDLTVDNEGSRNRRGVQWVVLGQPGAKKSVYAEKLSNVLGVPHISMASLLLQELHPHSSVYQQIKNAVSQGKLVPEDIIFGLLSKRLEEGYYRGESGFILDGIPRTQMQAEVLDQIVDIDLVLNFKTTDKVERKLVNGPNMHPQVGQMKSLSEAAQREKLRTYAEQSKLLEDFYRRQKKLLDFEVDEGLGETWNDLLSVLQLQHIKSSFQKLTA, translated from the exons ATGGCATCAGGCATGGCTACCCTACGCGCAAGACCATCCCTACTACGGTACACCTCACTAATCCACCCTCGATTATTCGGATCAGCATCCGCGGCTGCGATCCAATACGACGACGATGATGATTACTACGATGATCGGACGGTTGAGAATAGGGGAGTTGATGATCTGACGGTGGATAATGAAGGATCGAGGAATAGGAGAGGTGTACAGTGGGTTGTACTTGGTCAACCTGGTGCTAAGAAAAGTGTTTATGCGGAGAAATTGTCGAATGTTTTAGGTGTTCCTCATATTTCTATGGCGTCTCTTCTTCTTCAGGAGCTTCATCCTCATTCCTCTGTTTATCAACAG ATTAAGAATGCTGTGAGCCAAGGGAAGCTTGTTCCAGAGGATATAATATTCGGTTTGCTGTCAAAGAGACTGGAAGAAGGGTACTATAGAGGGGAATCTGGATTTATTCTGGATGGTATCCCTAGAACACAGATGCAAGCT GAGGTTCTTGACCAGATTGTAGACATTGATTTGGTATTGAATTTCAAAACAACTGATAAAGTGGAGAGGAAACTGGTAAATGGTCCGAATATGCATCCGCAAGTCGGTCAAATGAAATCATTATCGGAAGCTGCTCAGCGCGAGAAGCTTCGCACATATGCAGAGCAG AGCAAACTACTCGAGGATTTCTACAGAAGACAGAAGAAGCTCCTGGATTTCGAGGTAGATGAAGGGCTCGGTGAAACCTGGAATGACCTCTTGTCTGTTTTGCAGCTACAGCACATAAAATCTTCTTTCCAGAAATTAACTGCCTAA
- the LOC141622466 gene encoding uncharacterized protein LOC141622466, which yields MVLGMRNKNRRGPSTQVEYLVHVQEIKPWPPTQSLKTVRSVLIQWENGERNSGSTIVVTPSLDDGKIEFNESFRLPVTLSRDMSVKNGDTDVFHKNLLEFNLYEPRRDKTVKGQLLGTAIVDLADYGIVKEVTSVGVPLNCTRSFRNSAQPILHLRLQAYDRARSSSSLRGRLTKEGSLDKNDSDSVSALMNEEYADEAEIGSLTDDDSSSLSSVTASSIAESNGTSPLQNKENGSGRMKSQNVKDYSHNSNLSSPKNLPNLSKTSDSVSESTSVYTLNAGVESSTSCQLNGSGPKVVEEIAPKPRLDEGLTVLANKVVPTTAIEKLESEDDLEYQISEEKGKRIELPERVSRSTVAPVTDADVAEFIIEDDHGDDGYVGQILDEERHFVGGMSPISLLNAAQKQVLSETDDLLIGERPWHVKSVRSSVEPTKTNVKVKQEPNKAYKVEKRSASSDNKTQELEQRIKVLETELREVAAMEVALYSIAAEHGSSINKVHAPARRLCRLYLQASNGMKRSTAAQNTISGLVVVAKACGNDVPRLTFWLSNCVVLRAIVSEAFEDEQLPVSGGPFPDKNGTSKRVNKASLKWKVSSFEKLTNSSINGNSQDWGNPNKFMSTLEKLESWIFSRIVESVWWQTLTPHMQSSATKMVDREMDSNCKKNFRRTSSSAHQEQVNLSLELWKRAFKDACERLCPVRSAGHECGCLPVLAKLIMEQCVARLDVAMLNALLRESSEDIPTDPVSDPISDAQVLPIPAGKSSFGAGAQLKNAIGNWSRLLADLFGIDDDDAPEDGMIDDDVHYKHGPSFKSFHLLKSLSDLMMLPKDMLLSESVRHEVCPKFGAALIKRVLENFVPDEFCPDPIPDDVFDALYAEVIDSDREDAMAQFPCRAPSVDYSPPLASSLVSIMGGSFGTGGESQLRRSASVCRRSNTSDDELDELESPLNFILCHKEMGSFAALSPHLKSIKKVPRNHQNNVVRYQLLRQVWNDGVES from the exons ATGGTTTTAGGCATGAGGAACAAGAACAGGAGAGGGCCAAGTACACAGGTTGAGTATTTGGTCCATGTTCAAGAAATTAAGCCTTGGCCGCCAACTCAGTCGTTGAAAACTGTGCGGTCTGTACTAATCCAATGGGAAAATGGGGAGCGCAATTCGGGGAGTACCATTGTGGTGACTCCTTCCCTTGATGACGGGAAAATCGAGTTCAATGAGTCATTTAGACTTCCTGTCACATTGTCGAGGGACATGTCTGTCAAAAATGGGGATACGGATGTATTTCACAAGAACTTGTTGGAGTTTAACTTGTATGAACCCCGAAGAGATAAGACAGTGAAAGGGCAATTGCTAGGGACTGCCATTGTAGACTTGGCTGATTATGGTATTGTCAAAGAGGTAACTAGTGTAGGGGTTCCCTTGAATTGCACGCGGAGCTTCAGGAACTCGGCGCAGCCAATTTTGCATCTTAGACTTCAAGCCTATGATAGGGCTCGATCAAGCTCATCTTTGAGGGGTAGATTGACTAAAGAAGGATCGCTGGACAAGAATGACAGCGATTCTGTTTCTGCACTAATGAACGAGGAGTATGCCGATGAAGCTGAAATTGGTTCCTTGACTGATGATGATTCGTCATCACTCTCTTCGGTGACTGCATCATCCATAGCCGAGTCCAATGGAACTTCACCTTTGCAAAATAAGGAG AATGGCTCGGGAAGGATGAAATCTCAAAATGTCAAGGATTACTCACATAATTCTAATTTAAGCAGTCCAAAAAACCTGCCTAATTTGTCCAAGACCTCTGATTCGGTGTCAGAATCAACATCAGTATATACATTGAATGCCGGGGTAGAATCTTCTACATCATGCCAACTCAATGGAAGTGGTCCAAAAGTTGTTGAAGAAATTGCTCCAAAGCCCCGGTTAGATGAAGGTCTGACCGTCTTGGCCAATAAAGTAGTTCCAACGACTGCCATTGAGAAGCTAGAGTCTGAAGATGATCTTGAATATCAAATCTCTGAGGAGAAAGGGAAAAGGATTGAGTTGCCTGAAAGAGTATCCCGTAGTACAGTTGCACCTGTAACTGATGCTGATGTGGCAGAATTTATAATAGAAGACGACCATGGGGATGATGGGTACGTGGGGCAAATTTTGGATGAGGAAAGACATTTTGTTGGAGGCATGTCACCGATATCTTTGTTAAATGCTGCGCAAAAACAAGTCTTGTCTGAAACTGATGATTTATTGATAGGGGAGAGACCCTGGCATGTAAAATCTGTTCGATCATCAGTTGAGCCCACTAAAACTAATGTTAAAGTGAAGCAGGAACCTAATAAGGCCTATAAAGTAGAAAAGCGAAGTGCCAGTTCAGATAACAAAACTCAGGAACTTGAACAGAGAATTAAGGTTCTGGAGACGGAGTTGAGAGAAGTTGCTGCTATGGAAGTTGCTTTGTATTCCATTGCTGCAGAGCATGGAAGCTCCATTAATAAAGTTCATGCTCCAGCAAGGCGCCTTTGTAGACTTTATCTCCAAGCTAGCAATGGGATGAAGAGATCTACTGCAGCCCAAAACACAATTTCTGGGTTGGTTGTGGTTGCAAAAGCTTGTGGAAATGATGTTCCAAG GCTGACCTTCTGGCTGTCAAACTGTGTTGTACTCCGGGCCATTGTTAGCGAGGCTTTTGAGGATGAGCAGTTGCCAGTATCTGGTGGCCCTTTTCCAGACAAGAATGGGACTAGTAAGAGGGTGAATAAGGCATCACTGAAGTGGAAGGTCTCTTCTTTTGAGAAGCTTACTAATAGTAGTATAAATGGAAATTCTCAAGATTGGGGAAATCCGAATAAATTCATGTCTACTTTAGAAAAGCTCGAATCCTGGATCTTCTCGCGCATTGTTGAATCTGTTTGGTGGCAG ACTTTGACTCCGCACATGCAGTCCTCCGCAACTAAGATGGTTGATAGAGAGATGGATTCTAACTGTAAGAAAAACTTTAGGAGAACATCCTCATCAGCTCACCAGGAGCAGGTGAACCTGTCATTAGAACTTTGGAAGAGGGCATTCAAGGATGCCTGTGAGCGGTTGTGTCCTGTTCGATCTGCAGGTCACGAGTGTGGCTGTTTGCCGGTGTTAGCTAAATTG ATAATGGAGCAATGTGTGGCCAGGCTGGATGTAGCCATGCTTAATGCTCTCCTTCGGGAATCTTCTGAAGACATCCCTACTGATCCTGTTTCTGACCCAATCAGCGATGCGCAAGTTCTGCCCATCCCTGCTGGGAAATCCAGCTTTGGTGCTGGTGCACAGCTTAAAAACGCA ATTGGAAACTGGTCTAGATTGTTGGCTGATCTATTCGGCATCGATGACGATGATGCCCCTGAAGATGGAATGATTGACGATGATGTCCATTATAAACACGGACCATCCTTCAAATCATTCCATCTCCTTAAATCACTGAGTGACCTCATGATGCTTCCCAAAGACATGCTACTGAGCGAGTCAGTCAGGCATGAG gTATGTCCCAAATTTGGCGCCGCCCTTATTAAAAGGGTCCTTGAGAATTTCGTTCCTGATGAATTCTGCCCCGACCCGATTCCAGATGATGTGTTTGATGCCTTATATGCTGAG GTTATAGACTCTGACAGGGAAGACGCAATGGCACAGTTCCCATGCAGAGCACCATCAGTCGATTATTCTCCTCCATTAGCATCTTCCTTGGTCAGTATAATGGGAGGAAGCTTCGGAACAGGGGGTGAATCTCAGTTACGAAGAAGTGCGTCAGTGTGCAGAAGGTCAAACACTAGTGATGATGAGCTTGATGAACTGGAGTCGCCTTTGAACTTTATTCTTTGTCACAAAGAGATGGGCAGTTTCGCTGCATTATCTCCTCATTTGAAATCAATCAAGAAAGTACCGCGTAATCACCAAAATAATGTTGTCAGATATCAACTCCTTCGCCAAGTGTGGAATGATGGGGTAGAGTCGTGA